A stretch of Oscillatoria sp. FACHB-1407 DNA encodes these proteins:
- the hemB gene encoding porphobilinogen synthase: protein MFPVHRPRRLRSHPQLRRMVRETTLTTSDLIYPLFAVPGEGIANEVRSMPGVYQLSIDKIVEEAKEVYDLGIPAIILFGIPADKDVDATGAWHDHGIVQQAATAVKNAVPDLIVIADTCLCEYTSHGHCGYLEVGDLTGRVLNDPTLELLKKTAVAQVKAGTDIIAPSGMMDGFVQAIRQGLDEAGYHDTPILSYAAKYASAYYGPFRDAAESTPQFGDRRTYQMDPGNSREALKEIELDIAEGADMLMVKPALAYMDIIWRVKEASNLPVAAYNVSGEYSMVKAAALNGWVDEERVVMETLTSFKRAGADLILTYHAKDAARWLGA, encoded by the coding sequence ATGTTTCCAGTTCATCGTCCTCGCCGTCTCCGTAGTCATCCTCAACTCAGACGGATGGTACGAGAAACGACGCTGACCACGAGTGATTTGATCTACCCCTTGTTTGCGGTACCGGGTGAGGGAATTGCAAATGAAGTTCGCTCGATGCCCGGTGTATACCAGCTTTCCATTGACAAGATCGTAGAAGAAGCAAAAGAAGTCTACGATTTGGGGATTCCTGCCATTATTTTGTTTGGCATTCCAGCCGATAAAGACGTGGATGCGACGGGTGCGTGGCATGACCACGGTATCGTGCAACAAGCCGCAACTGCTGTTAAAAATGCCGTCCCCGATTTGATTGTGATTGCTGACACTTGTTTGTGTGAGTATACCTCTCACGGTCACTGCGGTTATCTAGAAGTAGGCGACTTAACCGGACGGGTGCTCAATGATCCAACCTTGGAGTTGCTGAAGAAAACGGCTGTTGCTCAGGTCAAAGCAGGCACCGACATTATTGCGCCATCAGGCATGATGGATGGGTTTGTGCAGGCAATTCGGCAGGGATTGGATGAAGCGGGATATCACGACACGCCGATTCTCTCCTATGCAGCGAAGTATGCCTCGGCTTACTATGGCCCCTTCCGGGATGCAGCAGAATCGACTCCCCAGTTTGGCGATCGCCGCACCTATCAAATGGATCCCGGCAACTCTCGCGAAGCTCTCAAAGAGATTGAACTGGACATTGCAGAAGGGGCTGACATGCTGATGGTCAAACCTGCGCTTGCCTACATGGACATCATCTGGCGGGTGAAGGAAGCCAGCAATTTGCCTGTTGCAGCCTACAACGTCTCTGGTGAATATTCGATGGTCAAAGCCGCTGCGCTGAATGGCTGGGTTGATGAGGAGCGGGTTGTGATGGAAACTCTGACCAGCTTCAAACGAGCCGGAGCGGATTTGATTTTGACCTATCACGCTAAAGATGCGGCTCGTTGGTTGGGGGCATAA
- a CDS encoding bL12 family ribosomal protein — translation MDFWLVVSLLGGLVTALIVLSNFIPSSPPRRSLLQNPLKPDTRWQLDRMERKLDLILEHLGIQLDATEFDVILAEVPPTHKISVIKTVRELTSLRLKDAKELVESAPVLLQTRSPLEKATTIKRHLEEAGAIVTITPHL, via the coding sequence ATGGATTTTTGGCTTGTTGTATCCCTGCTCGGCGGATTGGTAACGGCTTTGATTGTCCTGAGCAATTTCATTCCATCGTCGCCACCGCGTCGTAGTTTGCTACAAAACCCGCTCAAACCCGATACACGATGGCAACTCGATCGCATGGAGCGCAAGTTAGATCTAATTCTGGAGCACCTGGGTATCCAACTTGATGCCACTGAGTTTGATGTCATTCTGGCAGAGGTGCCCCCAACCCACAAAATTTCAGTCATTAAGACTGTTCGTGAGCTAACTAGCTTGAGACTCAAAGATGCCAAGGAACTGGTCGAATCTGCACCCGTTCTACTTCAGACGCGATCGCCCCTGGAAAAAGCCACAACGATCAAACGCCATTTAGAAGAAGCGGGCGCGATCGTAACGATCACGCCCCACCTTTAA
- a CDS encoding glycoside hydrolase family 3 N-terminal domain-containing protein, translated as MSAQLPPWEELSLAEQVAQMIVVRASGYLFDHQIQYPQWEPTTAILQHWVTDLGVGGVILLGGSAAEVGLRSHQLQEWASIPLLIAADIEEGVGQRFTGAIWFPPPMALGAIAAHDLPKAIQLAEAMGSAIAQEALAIGINWVLAPVVDVNNNPQNPVINVRAFGETADIVSQLTTAFIRGTQQHPVLTAAKHFPGHGDTAIDSHLELPVLAHTRERLEELELVPFQTAIATGVDAVMTAHLRIPSLDTTYPATLSEPILTGLLRRQMQFEGLIVTDALIMGAIANQYGTNEAAVLAVEAGADIVLMPADPEGAIAAILHAVEEGRIAQEQIAHSVERIWQAKHKVCSAPLQGGTSHAWENVPPAPVQLEHLAQPLARETVAEILQASMQVHLPHEPAPVTHSTPLQNLIVVDEAVNCAFLGRQAPAIALPQHLGYQLQMVDSYTPTIAADTDQPATLLQLFIRGNPFRGSANLTQLASSVFHRLLNIDRLQALVIYGSPYILEHFIPKLPPHIPYVFTYGQFAEAQAIALQPLLNYLRQVSSPTTNMPTLSPDQQFTD; from the coding sequence ATGAGTGCTCAGTTGCCCCCCTGGGAGGAGTTATCGCTAGCAGAGCAAGTCGCCCAGATGATTGTGGTGCGTGCCTCTGGCTACTTGTTTGATCATCAAATTCAATATCCCCAGTGGGAACCCACTACTGCCATACTCCAGCATTGGGTGACGGATCTGGGGGTGGGTGGGGTGATTTTATTAGGGGGTAGTGCGGCTGAGGTGGGGTTGCGATCGCACCAGCTTCAGGAGTGGGCAAGCATTCCCCTGCTGATTGCTGCCGATATTGAAGAAGGCGTGGGGCAACGGTTCACAGGAGCGATCTGGTTTCCACCACCGATGGCTCTGGGGGCGATCGCCGCTCACGATTTACCTAAAGCAATTCAACTGGCGGAAGCGATGGGGTCAGCGATCGCTCAAGAGGCACTGGCGATCGGCATTAACTGGGTGCTGGCTCCGGTGGTGGATGTGAATAACAATCCCCAGAACCCGGTGATCAATGTGCGGGCGTTTGGGGAAACGGCGGATATCGTCAGCCAATTGACCACAGCCTTTATTCGGGGTACGCAACAACATCCCGTTTTGACCGCTGCGAAGCACTTTCCAGGACATGGCGACACAGCGATCGACTCCCATCTAGAGTTGCCCGTTTTAGCTCACACGCGAGAACGGCTGGAGGAACTGGAGCTAGTCCCGTTTCAAACCGCGATCGCCACGGGAGTTGATGCGGTAATGACGGCTCATCTCCGGATTCCATCGCTGGATACGACCTATCCGGCAACCCTATCTGAGCCGATTTTGACCGGATTACTGCGGCGACAGATGCAGTTTGAGGGGCTGATTGTCACCGATGCGCTGATCATGGGGGCGATCGCCAACCAGTATGGAACCAATGAAGCCGCTGTGCTGGCAGTGGAAGCGGGAGCCGATATTGTGCTGATGCCTGCGGATCCGGAGGGGGCGATCGCAGCGATCCTGCATGCCGTAGAAGAGGGACGCATTGCACAAGAGCAAATTGCTCATTCCGTTGAGCGGATCTGGCAAGCCAAGCACAAAGTCTGTTCTGCTCCATTACAGGGGGGAACCTCTCACGCCTGGGAAAATGTGCCTCCCGCACCTGTGCAACTGGAGCATCTGGCGCAACCTCTAGCGCGAGAGACTGTGGCAGAGATTTTGCAAGCTTCCATGCAGGTACATCTCCCCCATGAACCGGCACCAGTGACCCATTCCACCCCTTTACAAAATTTGATTGTGGTGGATGAAGCGGTGAACTGTGCTTTTTTAGGACGACAGGCTCCGGCGATCGCCCTGCCACAACATCTGGGCTATCAGTTGCAGATGGTAGACAGCTATACGCCAACAATCGCCGCAGACACAGACCAACCCGCCACCCTACTGCAACTGTTTATTCGCGGCAATCCCTTTCGCGGTAGTGCCAACCTGACTCAACTCGCCAGCAGTGTTTTCCATCGGTTGCTCAATATTGATCGGTTACAGGCATTGGTGATCTACGGTAGCCCTTATATCCTGGAGCACTTCATCCCCAAACTACCTCCTCACATTCCCTATGTGTTTACCTATGGGCAGTTTGCAGAGGCTCAAGCGATCGCCCTTCAGCCTTTATTGAATTACCTGAGGCAGGTATCATCTCCGACTACAAACATGCCTACCCTCTCTCCAGATCAACAATTTACCGATTAA
- the rbfA gene encoding 30S ribosome-binding factor RbfA, with translation MATDRRVARVAELIKREVSQLLLTGIKDDRVGEGMVSVTDVDVSGDLQHAKIFVSIYGSDEARARTMEGLKSATGFVRSELGHRIRLRRTPEVIFLEDRSIERGTQVLSLLNRLSQERKDIPDGTSDLEDDTDIPSAED, from the coding sequence ATGGCGACTGACCGTCGAGTGGCTCGCGTCGCGGAGTTAATCAAACGCGAGGTTAGCCAGCTATTACTCACAGGCATCAAAGACGATCGCGTCGGTGAGGGCATGGTGAGCGTAACCGATGTGGATGTATCGGGTGATTTGCAACATGCCAAGATTTTTGTCAGCATCTACGGGTCTGACGAAGCCCGTGCCAGGACGATGGAAGGGCTGAAGTCGGCAACGGGCTTTGTCCGGAGTGAGTTAGGGCATCGGATTCGTCTACGCCGCACCCCAGAGGTGATCTTCCTGGAAGATCGCTCAATCGAACGGGGAACACAGGTATTGTCGCTACTCAATCGCTTGAGCCAGGAACGCAAAGACATCCCCGATGGGACAAGCGACTTAGAGGATGACACAGACATTCCCTCAGCGGAAGATTAG
- a CDS encoding DUF751 family protein, which yields MKDFFENVSRYPRYFISFTLGTLLAALRPILPLFQRPITAIPTIGFLIAGFAFIAFTLRAMLGLGAA from the coding sequence ATGAAAGACTTTTTTGAAAACGTTTCGCGCTATCCCCGCTATTTCATCTCCTTTACCCTGGGCACTTTGTTGGCTGCTCTGCGCCCAATTCTGCCGTTGTTTCAGCGTCCCATCACTGCTATTCCCACCATTGGCTTTTTGATTGCCGGGTTTGCCTTTATCGCCTTTACCCTCCGCGCTATGCTAGGGCTAGGAGCAGCCTAA
- a CDS encoding DNA adenine methylase, protein MFNSASSVAPLYVDVPRPFLKWAGGKGRLLEQYRSHFPRYFETYYEPFLGGGAVFFHLLPPRSLLTDINPELVNVYRCVRDQVEEVIALLREHERSHSQEYYYQIRSMLYCNPIERAARLIYLNRTCKCPQNNTIQNVQKEQQHFRFKNLLTTTRFAQKVALAQILL, encoded by the coding sequence ATGTTTAACTCCGCCTCCTCTGTTGCCCCGCTTTATGTAGATGTACCCCGTCCCTTCCTAAAGTGGGCAGGGGGAAAAGGGCGGTTGTTAGAGCAATATCGATCGCACTTTCCCCGCTACTTTGAAACGTATTACGAACCTTTTTTGGGAGGTGGAGCGGTTTTCTTTCATCTGTTGCCGCCGCGATCGCTCCTGACCGACATCAATCCTGAGCTCGTGAATGTCTATCGCTGTGTGCGCGACCAAGTTGAAGAGGTGATCGCGCTATTGAGAGAACATGAGCGATCGCACAGTCAGGAGTATTACTATCAAATTCGCTCGATGCTCTATTGCAACCCGATTGAGCGGGCTGCGAGGTTAATCTATCTCAACCGCACGTGTAAATGTCCACAAAACAACACTATTCAAAATGTTCAAAAAGAACAACAACATTTCAGATTTAAAAATTTATTGACCACTACTCGTTTTGCTCAAAAAGTAGCTCTCGCTCAAATATTGCTTTAA
- a CDS encoding DUF6262 family protein, with product MRVLSENHRAKISKGGKEAGARKAENRLPQLEQILASLEASGTKITFSEVALQLGVARNTLNNHKKYRELVENAIENQKKGIIYNESKSKSEIFNDEVNSLRARLKQLLQENQTLKQQNKVLAAAAAQLPQKQRTIERLEQQLTALQSQITTDKREGSTLSEYHSFRETQSNLLPQGENTHPSNLPVKVEEALRETRVTISKSLRQLIQQTFREKGESVVLDAIAAFVQYRSGEGIVINNPGGALRQAIKELWKPNVPETVNISAQEEFEEWYAEAIAQGFCSDIPMNYLPVINQELHIRPASSPHLIPWREAKQQMSNQV from the coding sequence ATGAGAGTGCTAAGTGAAAATCATCGAGCCAAAATCTCTAAGGGGGGTAAAGAGGCTGGTGCTCGTAAAGCTGAAAACCGATTGCCTCAGCTAGAGCAAATTTTGGCATCACTAGAGGCAAGCGGAACCAAAATTACTTTTTCAGAAGTTGCTCTTCAACTTGGGGTTGCACGTAATACTCTTAACAATCACAAGAAATATCGTGAATTAGTTGAGAATGCGATCGAAAATCAGAAGAAAGGAATTATTTATAATGAAAGTAAAAGTAAATCTGAAATCTTCAATGATGAAGTCAATAGCTTACGTGCTCGGCTGAAGCAGTTGTTACAAGAAAATCAAACCTTGAAGCAACAGAATAAAGTTCTAGCGGCAGCGGCGGCTCAGCTACCTCAAAAACAAAGGACTATAGAGCGTTTAGAACAACAACTTACTGCTCTGCAATCTCAAATAACCACTGACAAAAGAGAGGGTAGCACTTTGTCAGAATATCATTCGTTTCGAGAGACTCAAAGTAATTTGCTTCCCCAAGGAGAAAATACGCATCCTTCAAATCTACCTGTGAAAGTAGAGGAAGCTTTACGCGAAACGCGCGTCACAATAAGCAAATCCCTGAGGCAGCTAATTCAACAAACTTTTAGGGAAAAAGGAGAAAGTGTTGTTTTAGACGCAATCGCAGCCTTCGTTCAATACCGATCAGGTGAGGGGATCGTTATTAATAATCCCGGTGGTGCTTTACGTCAGGCAATCAAAGAACTTTGGAAACCTAACGTTCCTGAGACTGTCAATATTTCTGCCCAAGAAGAATTTGAAGAGTGGTATGCAGAAGCGATCGCTCAAGGCTTCTGTTCTGACATTCCTATGAATTATCTCCCTGTCATTAATCAAGAACTACATATACGCCCTGCGAGCTCCCCACATTTAATTCCTTGGAGGGAAGCTAAGCAGCAAATGAGTAATCAAGTCTAA
- a CDS encoding tyrosine-type recombinase/integrase, translating to MTCGTHVTPPELSKKFSRLSYSKRGLAYPLAPFNFDSEEWDIRHLGPPDKSWGYDGQGNIKALYFDKLPPWLKPLAKQYCQERSLQFKAESVKLDLFVITDYAKSNSNFVSLQQINSSSILQYRQRLQSLTIDSRNVRLSLLRIFLVWCAGKTNNPSLAFLINEGHYWTRERRIPNPVESEVMDEIFAHLGDLPSDLQLQFLLMHYAASRPNETYKLSFDCLELHKDARQTYYLLKLERSKVEDTHSLRLPNALVEMIRQQQQRVRQLDPDYPYLFYKISKARTWKSATAEEKIQSLHQGTIKQLKPPTTGDKSNALPMAIEWLIEAHEIRDSSGRLATFVAKSLRSTRATELSENGFSILFIHKWLGHKDPNTTFQSYAKVSTVEVKPVVAARMLGRQSPILPPPPDEIELVRRLSIDLESPGQAVIGEFIEQYPVTNSWNIAIVGRCLYDQPCLHLGQCLKCPNHILESNKISRAEEMISGLEQAAVRARQEGFDERLADDLEEQASITRAKLDTLKQ from the coding sequence GTGACTTGTGGTACTCATGTCACACCTCCAGAACTAAGCAAAAAATTCTCTCGGCTGTCTTATAGCAAAAGAGGGCTTGCATATCCTCTTGCACCTTTTAACTTTGATAGTGAGGAGTGGGATATCCGGCATCTCGGACCACCAGATAAGAGTTGGGGTTACGACGGGCAAGGGAATATTAAAGCTCTATATTTCGATAAGCTACCGCCGTGGTTAAAGCCCTTGGCAAAGCAGTATTGTCAAGAGCGATCGCTTCAGTTTAAAGCTGAGTCTGTAAAACTTGATTTGTTCGTTATCACAGACTATGCCAAGAGCAATAGCAATTTTGTTTCACTACAGCAGATCAATTCTTCTTCAATTCTTCAGTATCGGCAAAGATTACAATCTTTAACGATTGATTCAAGAAATGTTCGGCTCTCGCTCTTAAGGATTTTTCTCGTTTGGTGTGCTGGTAAAACTAATAATCCTTCCTTAGCTTTCTTAATCAACGAAGGGCACTATTGGACTAGAGAACGAAGAATTCCAAATCCAGTAGAGTCAGAGGTAATGGACGAAATTTTCGCGCATTTAGGTGATCTACCAAGCGATTTGCAACTGCAATTCCTCCTAATGCATTACGCTGCCAGTCGTCCCAATGAAACATATAAACTATCTTTTGATTGCTTAGAATTGCATAAAGATGCTAGGCAAACCTACTACCTTTTAAAGCTAGAGCGAAGCAAGGTAGAAGACACTCATAGTCTTCGTCTCCCTAACGCTTTAGTCGAAATGATTCGTCAACAACAGCAAAGAGTTCGGCAATTAGATCCGGATTATCCTTACCTTTTCTACAAAATCTCCAAAGCTAGAACTTGGAAAAGTGCTACAGCAGAAGAGAAGATTCAATCTCTCCATCAAGGAACTATTAAACAATTAAAACCGCCTACGACCGGAGACAAAAGTAACGCGCTTCCTATGGCGATCGAGTGGTTGATAGAAGCCCACGAAATTCGTGACTCTAGCGGAAGGCTTGCCACCTTTGTTGCTAAGTCGCTGCGTTCAACTCGCGCTACAGAGCTATCTGAAAACGGGTTCAGTATTCTTTTTATCCACAAGTGGTTGGGACATAAAGACCCCAACACAACCTTTCAATCTTACGCCAAAGTTTCAACAGTCGAAGTAAAACCAGTAGTCGCTGCTCGTATGCTGGGGCGACAATCTCCTATCTTACCTCCGCCCCCTGATGAAATTGAATTAGTTCGCCGGTTATCCATTGATCTTGAAAGTCCAGGTCAGGCAGTGATTGGTGAATTTATTGAGCAGTATCCAGTAACAAACAGTTGGAATATCGCAATTGTAGGACGGTGCTTATACGACCAACCGTGTTTGCATCTGGGACAGTGCTTGAAGTGTCCAAATCATATCTTAGAGTCCAACAAGATCAGCCGTGCAGAAGAGATGATTTCTGGACTGGAACAGGCTGCCGTTCGTGCTCGACAAGAGGGTTTTGACGAACGCTTGGCAGATGATCTTGAAGAGCAGGCATCTATTACTCGTGCCAAGTTAGATACTCTAAAACAGTAG